In one Candidatus Nitronereus thalassa genomic region, the following are encoded:
- a CDS encoding cupin domain-containing protein — protein MNRLTKLILFGAALAASVAHAQDPKDIPQKSGVTPTDLIVRGVDGTANLDFTVIDVKYEPGGVNRRHFHPAAVTFYVVSGTPVFQQEGKEPITLKPGDSLLVPAGTTHSHWNPSKTEGVRWLEFIVAEKGKGRSIRKP, from the coding sequence ATGAACAGACTAACTAAACTCATCTTATTCGGGGCGGCTCTAGCTGCGTCTGTAGCTCACGCACAAGATCCGAAAGACATCCCACAAAAATCTGGGGTAACACCTACGGATCTCATAGTACGCGGAGTGGACGGCACAGCGAATCTGGACTTCACAGTCATAGATGTGAAGTACGAGCCAGGTGGTGTCAACCGTCGCCATTTTCATCCGGCGGCGGTCACCTTCTATGTAGTTTCTGGGACACCAGTTTTCCAGCAGGAGGGCAAGGAACCCATTACCCTAAAACCCGGTGACAGCCTACTCGTTCCGGCCGGCACCACTCATTCCCATTGGAACCCTAGTAAGACTGAAGGTGTTCGATGGCTGGAATTCATCGTGGCTGAAAAAGGTAAAGGAAGATCCATCCGAAAGCCTTGA
- a CDS encoding site-specific integrase: MSLFLKFTLPSLVLFFPYFSIPCINYGSNNPGVFATVAVYIAVTLFIDFLCYFNYCTYNQHGVLMNIYRHDDTPIPLNSKPVKFLDRYRTWLRLNGYAWQTEKHYIMWVAKFIRFHGMKHPETLGSEDIAAFLSEKTLQEHWSPSTQKTALNALANVYTKFLGMDIGTLHFRYAAPGGTRTPNPRFRRPNRSR; this comes from the coding sequence TTGTCGCTTTTCCTGAAATTTACCTTACCTTCTTTGGTTTTATTTTTCCCTTATTTTTCAATACCTTGTATTAACTACGGTTCAAATAATCCCGGAGTTTTTGCGACTGTCGCCGTTTATATTGCTGTCACATTATTTATTGATTTTTTATGTTATTTTAATTACTGTACATATAACCAGCATGGAGTGCTTATGAATATTTACCGTCACGATGACACCCCGATTCCCCTAAATTCTAAACCCGTCAAGTTTCTGGACCGTTACCGCACTTGGTTAAGGCTCAACGGTTATGCCTGGCAAACCGAAAAGCACTACATTATGTGGGTTGCCAAATTTATTCGTTTTCATGGTATGAAGCATCCCGAAACCTTGGGGTCAGAGGATATCGCTGCTTTTCTCTCTGAAAAGACGCTCCAGGAGCATTGGTCACCAAGCACCCAAAAAACCGCCCTGAATGCCCTCGCCAATGTTTATACCAAGTTTTTAGGCATGGATATTGGCACCCTTCATTTTCGATATGCGGCGCCTGGAGGGACTCGAACCCCCAACCCTCGGTTCCGAAGACCCAACCGATCACGATAA
- a CDS encoding PDZ domain-containing protein, with protein MRFFLIASILLLSACAPNPFAKFYYDNTGGADLKALSAPPKSSVVEPTLIRGGDFESKTLAMREEGYDLIGHSRFNAAKIDESQALEQGKAVGAEVVVLHSEYTETLSGSLPLSLPNTQTQTTNLSGNVFGSGGSGSYSGTATTQTTGTQTTYIPYNVRRYDYTATFWVKGKEPVFGVKIRDLKEEERQLIESNKGVVVVVVVKGSPAFNADVLRGDIIRQIGEIEIIDRSTLPKVVEKYAGKGVDVLLLRNGEKISKHITLNLRK; from the coding sequence ATGAGGTTCTTTCTTATTGCTTCCATCCTCTTGCTCTCTGCGTGCGCCCCCAATCCCTTTGCGAAATTTTATTATGATAATACGGGTGGTGCTGATCTAAAAGCACTTTCGGCACCCCCCAAATCTTCTGTGGTTGAGCCAACCCTAATTCGTGGAGGTGACTTTGAAAGTAAAACTCTAGCCATGCGAGAAGAAGGCTATGATTTAATCGGACATTCACGTTTCAATGCCGCCAAGATTGATGAATCCCAGGCATTGGAGCAAGGGAAAGCCGTTGGCGCAGAGGTTGTTGTATTGCATTCAGAATATACAGAGACACTCTCTGGATCCTTGCCACTTAGCTTGCCCAATACGCAAACCCAAACGACAAATTTATCCGGAAATGTTTTTGGCTCTGGTGGATCCGGCAGCTACTCAGGTACAGCAACTACCCAAACTACGGGGACGCAAACAACCTACATTCCATATAACGTGCGTCGTTATGATTACACGGCAACCTTTTGGGTGAAGGGTAAGGAGCCAGTATTTGGTGTTAAAATTAGAGATCTTAAAGAGGAAGAACGCCAACTCATTGAGAGTAATAAGGGAGTTGTGGTGGTGGTGGTGGTCAAAGGTTCACCTGCATTTAATGCAGATGTTTTAAGGGGGGATATTATCAGGCAGATTGGGGAAATTGAAATAATTGACCGTTCTACGTTGCCCAAAGTGGTAGAAAAGTATGCTGGCAAAGGAGTTGACGTTTTGCTGCTGCGGAATGGGGAAAAAATAAGTAAGCACATCACCTTAAATCTCCGGAAATAG
- a CDS encoding ATP-binding protein: MVDKRANQFTKEDVDQIIKDEIQEGEGIEFKGQLPTKKGTSDPWQSGKGNISEYARDVILEEVIAFGNSYGGTVFLGVAESRDHPARAKEIFALRDCHDLADRIRKQCRDCIEPQIPIIECAGVATEKDGSGVVVIRVERSWLGPHRHKSTKECYVRRADRSEKLTMREIQDLTLQLNRALTTVDNRLKDRQLLFSENFKIFSSASEQAFGIRGTALPLHPVNVDRVHNREEIRPELKSFNASVGDLGTYPLCIPFHLHSYRPILRGTRGVGGTDHCLVSFETYSDGMIELTHLRKKDEYFQPFHLAASWAWSLFANVLFQVEKYRALLGSESLEFAFDIEIDAKNCQLGGLINFGYFDSVSQNLPQGTTIFPRYPIGPKEEFRSLHNIFIRDFLNSAGLNLNADINIDLNAPS; this comes from the coding sequence ATGGTAGATAAACGAGCTAACCAATTCACCAAAGAAGACGTTGACCAAATAATTAAGGATGAGATTCAGGAAGGAGAGGGGATTGAATTTAAGGGACAACTTCCAACGAAAAAAGGAACCTCAGATCCATGGCAATCGGGTAAAGGGAATATTAGCGAATATGCTAGAGATGTGATCCTAGAGGAAGTCATTGCCTTTGGGAATTCCTATGGAGGAACGGTTTTTTTGGGGGTTGCTGAATCCCGTGATCATCCCGCACGAGCAAAAGAAATTTTTGCCCTACGGGATTGTCATGATCTTGCGGATCGTATCAGAAAACAATGCAGAGATTGTATCGAACCTCAGATTCCCATAATAGAATGTGCTGGTGTTGCAACTGAAAAAGACGGTTCCGGCGTGGTAGTTATTAGGGTAGAGAGGTCTTGGTTAGGCCCTCACCGCCATAAAAGCACTAAAGAATGTTACGTGAGAAGGGCCGACCGATCCGAGAAACTAACGATGCGGGAAATTCAGGATCTTACCTTACAGCTAAATCGTGCTTTGACGACTGTGGACAATAGGCTCAAGGATCGCCAACTTCTCTTCTCTGAGAATTTCAAAATTTTTTCAAGTGCCTCTGAACAAGCGTTCGGGATCAGGGGAACGGCGTTACCGTTGCATCCAGTAAACGTTGATCGGGTCCATAATCGAGAAGAAATTCGTCCAGAATTAAAATCCTTCAATGCTAGCGTAGGTGATTTAGGCACATATCCTTTGTGTATTCCATTTCACCTTCACAGTTACCGACCCATCTTAAGGGGCACACGTGGTGTGGGAGGGACCGATCATTGTTTAGTTTCTTTTGAAACATATTCAGATGGGATGATCGAACTCACCCATCTAAGGAAAAAGGATGAGTATTTTCAACCTTTCCATTTAGCGGCTTCCTGGGCTTGGTCCCTATTTGCGAATGTCCTGTTTCAGGTTGAAAAGTATCGGGCTTTATTGGGTTCGGAGTCCCTAGAATTTGCATTTGACATTGAGATTGACGCCAAGAACTGCCAATTGGGAGGTCTTATTAATTTTGGCTATTTTGATTCCGTGAGTCAGAATTTACCCCAAGGTACGACTATCTTCCCACGTTATCCAATTGGGCCAAAAGAAGAATTTAGGTCATTACATAACATTTTTATCAGGGATTTTTTGAATTCCGCAGGGCTGAATTTAAACGCGGATATTAACATTGATTTGAATGCGCCTTCTTGA
- a CDS encoding phage/plasmid primase, P4 family, which translates to MMSDLHPEHLTDLQKSGLSDQTLSQLAIQSVNPHRLQKLGSKYNAVSSAYEISYWDPDGNRNGFSRLKLFPPLKDAKGHTIKYYQPPGSDPHLYLPPLVDWRLTASDPSIFVYITEGEKKAASFCQHGKPCIGIGGVWNWRVKIDSGERLDCPELDQFIWRARQVEIIPDSDAWTKDKLFDILGGVFALGMALIQRGAHVQFVKLPDTSGIKVGLDDWLVREGSLWGHVWYKLERISLDDPRLHKLAGWWQRWTRRQEEPTIMLRKVFPLTDYGNAERLVALHGDFIRYCHPWKKWLVWNGQQWIVDDTEEIVRLAKTTVRGIVNEAEKIEDKEDRKKVIRHSLQSEATPRLRGMIHLAESEAKIPVAPTELDNEPMLLNCRNGTVDLRTGELLPHDRRKLITKLAPVDFDANATAPLWEIFLCRIMQERQDLVDFLQRAIGYGLTGQANEQILFILYGTGANGKSTFLETIRTCLGDYAQQADFSTFLAKKQNAIPNDLARLVGVRLVTATECQEGKKLDEALVKQVTGGDKITARFLHQEFFEFTPTLKLFLATNHKPNIKGTDHAIWRRIRLIPFVETIPEEEQDKELKQKLSEEDQGILNWAIQGCLKWQSHGLGMPDDVKNATQSYRDEMDTLGGFLADCCIQEPQSFVPSKGLYESYKKWCVENGENPISQKALGLCLKERGLIDDRKANRRGWWGIGLRESARMS; encoded by the coding sequence ATGATGTCTGACCTTCACCCCGAACACCTAACCGATCTGCAAAAAAGTGGCTTGAGTGATCAAACCCTTAGTCAGTTGGCCATTCAATCTGTAAACCCACATCGCTTACAAAAACTGGGTTCTAAGTATAATGCTGTTTCCAGTGCCTATGAGATTTCCTATTGGGATCCGGATGGAAACAGGAATGGTTTCTCCCGATTGAAGTTATTCCCACCACTCAAAGATGCCAAGGGACACACAATCAAATATTATCAACCGCCTGGCTCCGATCCCCATCTTTACTTACCCCCCTTGGTGGATTGGCGTTTAACGGCAAGTGATCCAAGTATCTTTGTCTATATAACGGAGGGAGAAAAAAAGGCGGCCAGTTTTTGTCAGCATGGCAAGCCCTGCATTGGAATCGGTGGGGTCTGGAACTGGCGAGTCAAGATAGATTCTGGTGAAAGATTGGATTGTCCTGAATTAGATCAGTTCATATGGAGAGCGCGGCAGGTTGAGATTATTCCCGATTCTGATGCTTGGACCAAAGACAAACTCTTTGACATTTTGGGTGGGGTTTTTGCCCTGGGGATGGCACTCATCCAACGCGGCGCACATGTTCAATTCGTCAAACTGCCTGATACGTCTGGGATAAAAGTTGGCCTGGATGATTGGTTGGTCAGGGAAGGCTCACTGTGGGGCCATGTTTGGTACAAACTGGAACGAATTAGTCTGGACGATCCAAGATTACATAAGCTGGCTGGCTGGTGGCAACGGTGGACGAGGCGACAAGAAGAACCTACCATCATGCTTCGCAAAGTGTTTCCTCTAACCGACTATGGCAATGCTGAACGTTTAGTTGCCCTTCATGGGGACTTCATTCGCTATTGCCATCCGTGGAAGAAATGGCTCGTATGGAATGGGCAGCAATGGATAGTGGATGATACTGAGGAAATTGTGCGGTTAGCCAAGACCACCGTTCGCGGAATTGTCAATGAGGCTGAGAAAATCGAGGATAAGGAAGACCGAAAAAAAGTTATTCGCCATTCCTTGCAATCTGAAGCCACCCCTCGACTTCGGGGGATGATTCATTTGGCAGAGTCTGAAGCAAAAATCCCAGTCGCTCCGACAGAGCTTGATAATGAACCTATGCTTTTGAATTGTCGAAATGGCACGGTTGATCTTCGCACAGGTGAACTCCTTCCTCATGATCGCCGAAAACTCATCACCAAGCTGGCTCCCGTCGATTTTGATGCTAACGCCACAGCCCCTCTTTGGGAAATCTTTCTGTGTCGGATCATGCAGGAACGCCAAGACTTGGTGGACTTCCTACAACGAGCGATCGGTTATGGTCTCACGGGCCAGGCAAACGAACAAATTCTATTCATTCTTTATGGTACGGGGGCCAACGGAAAATCCACTTTCTTGGAAACCATTCGGACGTGCCTGGGTGACTATGCTCAGCAAGCGGATTTCTCCACGTTTTTGGCAAAAAAACAGAATGCGATTCCGAATGATCTAGCGCGCTTGGTTGGGGTACGTCTTGTCACGGCCACGGAATGCCAGGAAGGGAAAAAACTTGATGAAGCCTTAGTAAAGCAAGTGACAGGCGGAGACAAAATCACGGCCAGGTTCTTGCACCAGGAATTTTTTGAGTTTACCCCAACATTAAAATTATTCTTAGCAACAAACCATAAACCCAATATTAAAGGCACCGATCATGCGATATGGAGGAGGATTCGACTCATTCCCTTTGTAGAGACAATTCCTGAAGAAGAACAAGATAAGGAATTAAAGCAGAAATTGAGTGAGGAAGACCAAGGCATTCTGAATTGGGCTATACAAGGCTGTTTAAAGTGGCAAAGTCATGGTCTCGGAATGCCAGACGACGTGAAAAACGCCACTCAATCCTATCGTGATGAAATGGATACACTGGGTGGGTTTCTGGCGGATTGTTGTATTCAAGAGCCCCAATCTTTTGTGCCCTCTAAGGGCCTCTACGAATCGTATAAAAAATGGTGCGTAGAGAACGGAGAAAACCCTATATCACAAAAGGCCCTGGGTCTTTGTCTGAAAGAACGAGGCTTGATTGATGATCGCAAAGCCAATCGGCGGGGATGGTGGGGTATTGGGTTGCGCGAAAGTGCACGCATGTCATGA
- a CDS encoding CGNR zinc finger domain-containing protein: MKLKDFCQKFGVLGNPHKIWIPLNKTAFGNQTFYDFDPEIEDPEQKDTRGSVFPDQKLCSTTTLWEFQREQNAMKETLQFLVECENAKNARTRLAAKEKISMRIAGELTKVVMRPVWNKREMRWVTQWDSLTLCGLMYLMLAFDLQSPGRNLLCGKCGRFFLAVHARSEYCSPRCQNAAKVARFRRKERMRHRKRLGDKGKES; the protein is encoded by the coding sequence ATGAAATTGAAGGATTTTTGCCAAAAATTCGGGGTCTTGGGAAATCCCCACAAAATATGGATTCCCTTGAACAAGACCGCTTTTGGAAATCAGACATTCTATGACTTTGATCCGGAAATAGAGGATCCTGAGCAAAAAGACACAAGAGGAAGTGTTTTTCCTGATCAAAAACTTTGTTCAACAACAACGCTTTGGGAATTTCAGAGGGAGCAAAATGCAATGAAGGAAACTCTTCAATTCCTGGTCGAATGCGAAAATGCTAAGAACGCACGGACTCGACTGGCGGCAAAAGAAAAAATCTCAATGCGCATTGCTGGGGAACTTACAAAAGTAGTGATGCGTCCTGTTTGGAATAAAAGGGAGATGCGCTGGGTAACCCAGTGGGATAGTTTAACTCTATGCGGCCTAATGTATTTGATGCTTGCATTTGATCTTCAAAGCCCAGGTCGCAACCTTCTTTGTGGGAAATGCGGAAGGTTTTTTCTTGCCGTACATGCCCGTTCTGAATATTGCTCACCCCGATGTCAAAATGCTGCAAAAGTAGCACGTTTTAGAAGAAAGGAGAGAATGCGTCATAGAAAAAGATTAGGCGATAAAGGAAAGGAGTCTTAG
- a CDS encoding tyrosine-type recombinase/integrase produces the protein MARLGGKDRGIVFKDGKWWVRLFINGREKWFRAENKTQAKALYGRLRADIREGKYFPEKFDKQKDISLRAWIDRYLEGSTNRNLVNEKRHGRFWKLLLGKRTLGQITIEDCRRTQAKIRAKGKWKPATINRYMAFLRRVLMVALKEGKISQNPVSSVKFFPEAEKVRFLTDEELLNLRKHLAEEEWKLVAFAVETGIRREEQFHLRWNHISFEAQTLTIPLPKGGRTRHVPLSTQALEILRSLDSILNSPFVFAGIKDPLQPMDSRAFMRRAFEPALRKAAIQGASWHTLRHTTASRLAMAGVPIRTIQEILGHRDIGTTLKYTHLAPSHLKEAIQLGSLANLESRTGSKTGSEGLQSRKDASQVVDLMARQSILSQSISN, from the coding sequence ATGGCAAGGCTTGGAGGCAAAGATAGAGGGATTGTTTTTAAAGATGGGAAGTGGTGGGTTAGGTTGTTCATCAATGGGCGAGAAAAGTGGTTTCGTGCAGAAAATAAAACACAGGCCAAGGCTTTGTATGGACGACTTAGGGCGGATATTCGTGAGGGCAAATATTTTCCTGAGAAATTTGATAAACAGAAAGACATTTCCCTTCGAGCCTGGATTGATCGCTATTTAGAGGGATCGACCAATCGAAACCTTGTCAATGAAAAACGACATGGTCGATTCTGGAAGCTATTGCTGGGAAAAAGAACGCTCGGCCAAATTACCATCGAAGATTGCCGGCGTACTCAAGCCAAAATTCGGGCAAAGGGAAAATGGAAGCCAGCGACGATAAACCGTTATATGGCCTTTCTGCGACGGGTACTTATGGTGGCTTTGAAGGAAGGAAAGATTAGTCAGAATCCCGTGAGCTCCGTAAAGTTTTTCCCCGAAGCCGAAAAGGTGCGTTTTCTTACCGATGAGGAATTACTCAACCTTCGTAAACATTTGGCAGAAGAAGAATGGAAACTGGTGGCTTTTGCTGTGGAAACGGGGATCAGGAGAGAAGAACAATTCCACCTCCGCTGGAACCACATTTCCTTTGAAGCCCAAACCCTCACCATTCCTCTTCCCAAAGGAGGGCGTACCCGGCATGTTCCTTTATCCACCCAAGCCTTAGAAATCCTTCGATCTCTGGATTCCATTCTTAATTCACCGTTTGTGTTTGCCGGCATCAAAGATCCGCTTCAACCTATGGATAGTCGCGCTTTCATGCGCCGAGCGTTTGAACCGGCCCTGCGAAAGGCCGCCATCCAAGGGGCTTCCTGGCATACCTTACGGCACACCACAGCATCACGCCTTGCCATGGCTGGCGTCCCGATACGAACCATTCAGGAAATCCTTGGTCACCGTGACATTGGGACAACCTTGAAGTACACCCATCTTGCCCCAAGCCACCTCAAGGAAGCCATTCAATTGGGCAGTTTAGCCAATTTGGAATCTCGAACTGGGAGTAAAACTGGGAGTGAGGGATTGCAAAGTAGGAAGGATGCTTCACAAGTGGTTGATTTGATGGCGCGCCAGTCTATCCTTTCTCAATCGATATCAAATTAA
- a CDS encoding DUF1569 domain-containing protein, producing MKRRQFLKLSLMGGILVSFSGGGCMGLLVGKNKEELTVDSALRKLDKFTNTTIVHLGQWSPYQIFTHCAQSVEYSMSGYPEHDSDLFKSTVGTLVFSYFSLQGKMSHDLTAPVPGAPPIEIKEDSTSALVRLRKALMEFQDYQGKLEPHFSYGELSKEEFTVAHVIHLNNHLEELKI from the coding sequence ATGAAACGTAGACAGTTCCTAAAACTTTCTCTCATGGGTGGGATACTTGTCAGTTTCAGCGGAGGCGGATGCATGGGGCTGCTGGTAGGAAAGAATAAGGAAGAGCTCACGGTAGACTCTGCGTTAAGAAAACTAGACAAGTTTACTAACACAACGATTGTCCACCTTGGCCAATGGAGTCCATATCAAATTTTTACGCATTGCGCCCAAAGCGTAGAATATTCCATGTCCGGCTACCCTGAACATGATTCTGATCTCTTTAAGAGCACCGTGGGGACACTCGTGTTTTCATATTTTTCTTTACAAGGGAAAATGTCTCATGATTTAACCGCTCCTGTTCCCGGAGCGCCACCTATAGAAATCAAAGAAGATTCGACAAGCGCTTTGGTTCGATTACGGAAAGCTTTAATGGAATTTCAAGATTACCAAGGGAAGCTAGAGCCACATTTTTCGTATGGTGAGTTGTCAAAAGAGGAATTCACCGTAGCCCATGTCATACATTTGAATAACCACTTGGAAGAATTAAAGATCTAG
- a CDS encoding acyl-CoA desaturase encodes MSFLSRPKFVTSIIRWFDAHAVDHKPTSKEHHQIDWVQSAPFFIMHFMCLGVLWVGWSGIAVAVAVALYGIRMFAITGFYHRYFSHRAFRTSRTCQFIFALVGATAVQRGPLWWAAHHRIHHRHSDKKNDLHSPHQSGFWWSQIGWLTSKQNFSTKHDVVGDFSRFPELQFLNRFDTLIPFLFAVGIFGLGTLLEHYAPGLGTNGMQMLIWGFFISTVVLLHATSTINSLSHLIGKRRYETSDQSRNNVFLALLTLGEGWHNNHHHYASSARQGFFWWEIDLTYYGLVLLSWLGLVWDLRPVPHQYLYAHEAKKEAV; translated from the coding sequence ATGTCCTTCTTAAGCCGTCCAAAATTCGTGACGTCCATTATTCGTTGGTTTGATGCCCACGCGGTTGATCACAAACCCACGTCTAAAGAGCATCATCAGATAGACTGGGTACAGTCTGCTCCGTTTTTCATCATGCATTTCATGTGTCTTGGTGTTCTATGGGTAGGATGGAGCGGGATTGCCGTGGCGGTAGCCGTGGCACTGTATGGAATTCGAATGTTTGCCATCACCGGATTCTATCATCGCTACTTTTCTCATCGCGCTTTTCGGACCTCTCGGACCTGTCAATTTATATTTGCCCTAGTCGGAGCCACTGCCGTCCAACGGGGTCCCCTGTGGTGGGCAGCTCATCATCGCATCCATCACCGACATTCGGATAAAAAAAATGACCTGCACTCCCCACATCAAAGCGGATTTTGGTGGAGTCAAATTGGTTGGCTCACCTCCAAACAAAACTTTTCCACCAAGCATGACGTGGTCGGGGACTTTTCAAGATTCCCCGAGTTACAGTTTCTCAATCGTTTTGATACCTTGATCCCATTCCTCTTTGCCGTGGGAATTTTTGGACTTGGAACATTACTGGAACATTATGCGCCCGGTCTTGGCACCAACGGGATGCAAATGCTGATTTGGGGATTTTTTATTTCTACGGTGGTCTTGTTACATGCCACCAGCACGATTAACTCTCTTTCCCATTTGATCGGGAAGAGACGCTATGAGACAAGTGACCAAAGCCGAAACAATGTGTTCCTTGCCCTCCTCACCCTAGGCGAAGGGTGGCACAACAACCACCACCATTACGCCTCATCTGCCCGTCAGGGATTTTTCTGGTGGGAAATTGATTTGACCTATTATGGACTCGTCCTGCTCTCGTGGCTTGGCCTAGTCTGGGATCTCCGACCCGTCCCCCACCAATACCTCTACGCCCACGAAGCCAAAAAAGAAGCCGTGTAA